The following nucleotide sequence is from Saccharomycodes ludwigii strain NBRC 1722 chromosome VII, whole genome shotgun sequence.
aagcAAAAGTCAgacaaagaagaaagaaagaaagaaagaaagagagaaataaataaatagtaaaagaaaagttgaAGATCGAcgtaaaacaaataaaaaatatattcgaaaaaaatttacaaaagaagaagaaatgtaaaaaaaaaaagaaactgaaaaaaaatttacaagaagaaaataaaaaaaaaaaattacaagaaaataaaaaaaaaaaaaaaaaaaaatattacctCATAAACACCCATACCTATCATCCATGGTGTACAGATGTTTACTTATGCCGACTactaacaaaaaacaacacTACGGAAAACCGGATATTCCCATAATCGGCTTACAgtttttgtgtttttaacgcgttatttatttatttttcttttttttttccatgtaaaaattttaaaagttaCACGTTAACAAAACAATTGTAGTCaatatgaaaaacaaatataatacAAGCTAATCTGGTATATTCTGTTGTAAAGACTAACACATacactaataatactacataaacaattaaacagataaataaggaaaacatatatatatataaaccaCCTATGTAcattgaaaaatacaaGCAATGTCGAatgaaataattaataGCGACGATTTCAACGATTTGAGCGATGGTGATTTGGACTATTTAATTACTTCCACAGCAGATACCAATAAGAACAATAATGCCATTGTCCCTAAAAATACCACTATCACCACTAAGGTCGACAATAATACACCTAAAACCAGCTCTTTAACAACTTTTAACAACAGACCAGCTAATTGTAGATCCCACACAGAATACCAAAGTAatcattataataatttatcaaCAGCATCGTCATCAACAACATCAGGAGCTGCTGTTGATTCACTTACCTCCatcaacaataaatatattgattCAGATGATTCAGATGATCTAGATGATTATATAATAGACAAATCAACGCAACCTATTATAGCTGGATCTGCACATAATACTACAAcaacaccaaaaaaatataaatacaacAGTACCGGATTGGATGATAccataaataatacaaacactgataataaaatacctTACAACgagaacaaaaataataccagCAAAACCACTGATAAACTCCCCGCTACCAATACTGCTTCCACATTTACAAAGTATGTAGAAATAAATTTGGATCAACAAAGGATAGATCGTAGTTTAGCTGCACCAACACATCACCAATTGGCCTATGATGAATTGCCCATATATATCTATCCAACAAATTTCCCCATACGTGATTACCAAGTAGATATAGTCCAGAAATCCTTGTTTCAAAACGTGTTAGCCACCATTCCCACCGGTACTGGGAAAACGTTTATAGCATCCACAGTAATGCTGAATTATTACAGATGGACTTCCACAAAAGATtccaaaattatatttatggCACCAACAAGACCGTTAGTGGCACAACAAATTAAAGCATGTTTAGGTATAACCGGAATCCCATACGACGACACCGCAATTTTATTGGACAAATCAAGGAAAAACAGAGAAACAATTTGGGAGACTAAAAAAGTGTTTTTCACTACTCCGCAAGTGGTGGAAAATGACTTGAAAAGAGGAGTTCTGAACCCTAAacatattattttattagttatCGATGAAGCCCATAGAGCTAGGGGCTCATATGCATATGTTAATGTTGTTAGTTTTATCAAACGGTTTTCCACTTCATTCAGGGTGCTAGCTTTGACTGCAACACCGGCCCAGGATTTAGAAGGTGTCCAAGAAATAGTCAATAATCTAAGCATTTCTAAAATTGAATTGCGAACAGAGAAAAGTGAAGATGTAAGCAAATATATGAAAACCAGAGATGTGGTTAAACAAATTGTTCCCTTAAACGAAGAAATGGCCGATatcattgaaaaaattggcGTAGCTATATTGCCAGTATTACAAGAAGCTAACGAATGTAATTTGTACGATGATACCGATCCATCAAGAATAAATTCTTTTGTAGCGTTAAATAAGTCGCAAAAGGTGATTGCCAATCCTACTTTACCCGAGGGTTTGAAatggaaatattatttcatACTACAGTTACTTTCGCACGTTGGACAAATGTTAAAAAGATTGAAAATTTACGGGATAAGAGTTTTTTATAACTATTTCCAAGACAAATtaattgaatttaaaacaaaatatgaTTTGGGCAAGTCTACTAATAAAACAGCGGcttcattttattataacccGATCTTGAcacaattgaaaaaagatgtTGAAAGGTTATTATTGACAAGGAAATACGATTTTTTAGGTCATGATAAATTACAACATGTTAAAGATGAACTAACGGATTTTTTCCATAACAATACTAGTGGGAATGATGACCGTAGAGTGATTATTTTCACTGAGCTAAGAGAATCAGCTTTAGAAATTGTGAAAATTATAGATTCGATGAATGACGAAAAAATCAGATcacatatttttattggcCAAAGTAAAGGGAAAGAAGGATTTGATGATGTAAAATTTACTTTAAAGCATAAgaaaaaggggaaaaaattaaaagacaGATTGGAAtatgaaaaggaaaaagttGATTATTTGcaatcaaaaaaagatgagCAAAAACAAGCAAAGGAACTAAGAAGTTCAAGTAGAACCTGTTCTTCAGAAGAGGCTCAACTTAGCGGGATGaaccaaaaacaacaaaaacaggTTATCAACGATTTTAAGAAGGGTATTTACAATGTAATTGTATGTACTTCTATCGGCGAAGAAGGTTTAGATATTGGAGAGGTTGATCTAATCATTTGCTATGATTCGACCAGCAGTCCAATT
It contains:
- the MPH1 gene encoding 3'-5' DNA helicase (similar to Saccharomyces cerevisiae YIR002C | MPH1 | Mutator PHenotype); this translates as MSNEIINSDDFNDLSDGDLDYLITSTADTNKNNNAIVPKNTTITTKVDNNTPKTSSLTTFNNRPANCRSHTEYQSNHYNNLSTASSSTTSGAAVDSLTSINNKYIDSDDSDDLDDYIIDKSTQPIIAGSAHNTTTTPKKYKYNSTGLDDTINNTNTDNKIPYNENKNNTSKTTDKLPATNTASTFTKYVEINLDQQRIDRSLAAPTHHQLAYDELPIYIYPTNFPIRDYQVDIVQKSLFQNVLATIPTGTGKTFIASTVMLNYYRWTSTKDSKIIFMAPTRPLVAQQIKACLGITGIPYDDTAILLDKSRKNRETIWETKKVFFTTPQVVENDLKRGVLNPKHIILLVIDEAHRARGSYAYVNVVSFIKRFSTSFRVLALTATPAQDLEGVQEIVNNLSISKIELRTEKSEDVSKYMKTRDVVKQIVPLNEEMADIIEKIGVAILPVLQEANECNLYDDTDPSRINSFVALNKSQKVIANPTLPEGLKWKYYFILQLLSHVGQMLKRLKIYGIRVFYNYFQDKLIEFKTKYDLGKSTNKTAASFYYNPILTQLKKDVERLLLTRKYDFLGHDKLQHVKDELTDFFHNNTSGNDDRRVIIFTELRESALEIVKIIDSMNDEKIRSHIFIGQSKGKEGFDDVKFTLKHKKKGKKLKDRLEYEKEKVDYLQSKKDEQKQAKELRSSSRTCSSEEAQLSGMNQKQQKQVINDFKKGIYNVIVCTSIGEEGLDIGEVDLIICYDSTSSPIKNIQRMGRTGRKRDGKILLLLSSNENKKFEQSMSSYYALQDLIASGDRIEYQKSDRIIPNAYNPQCQYEFIDINETNDEVNHLETMDEVIKFATQAMLGKIKPLKSTTVQKNNKRKNIDAGNTKKRQKQFFMPDNVETGIISAIKMVEKKNCSNINLDVKSNGSGIRRCEISSEEEEEEEEEANERDIIEKFFKNNYKPKPSKMEISIDLSSESNIDHDNTDTSTTTTTSNSSQLIPHSKITRDIKNMFANTTCNNADNLTGAKHDIIPNKALDDQRLIELLDD